In Bacillus methanolicus, the following proteins share a genomic window:
- a CDS encoding phosphoglycerate kinase, translating to MNKKSIKDVDVKGKRVFCRVDFNVPMKDGQITDETRIRAALPTIQYLIEQGAKVILASHLGRPKGKVNEEMRLTPVAKRLSELLEKEVKKTDEAYGDTVKSVIDSMNEGDVLLLENVRFYPGEEKNDPELAKAFAELADVYVNDAFGAAHRAHASTEGIAHYLPAVSGFLMEKEIEVLGKALSNPDRPFTAIIGGAKVKDKIGVIENLLEKVDNLIIGGGLAYTFVKAKGHEIGKSLLEEDKIELAKSFMEKAEQKGVKFYMPVDAIVADDFSADANTKVVSIEEIPSDWEALDIGPKTREIYKDVIQKSKLVIWNGPMGVFEIDKFAEGTRAVARALAEANDTYSVIGGGDSPAAVEKFGLADKMSHISTGGGASLEFMEGKQLPGVVALNDK from the coding sequence CAAAAAGTCCATAAAAGATGTGGACGTAAAAGGAAAACGAGTGTTTTGCCGAGTTGATTTTAACGTGCCGATGAAAGATGGGCAAATAACAGATGAAACGAGAATCCGTGCTGCTTTGCCAACGATTCAATATTTAATCGAGCAAGGAGCAAAAGTCATTTTAGCTTCCCATCTTGGCCGTCCAAAAGGCAAGGTAAACGAAGAAATGCGTTTAACACCTGTAGCCAAACGATTGTCAGAATTGCTTGAAAAAGAAGTGAAGAAAACAGATGAGGCTTACGGTGACACAGTAAAATCTGTGATTGACAGCATGAACGAGGGCGATGTACTTTTACTGGAAAACGTTCGATTCTATCCGGGCGAAGAGAAAAATGATCCGGAACTTGCCAAAGCTTTTGCGGAATTGGCAGATGTGTATGTAAATGACGCGTTCGGAGCTGCGCACCGAGCCCATGCTTCAACAGAAGGAATTGCTCATTATCTGCCTGCTGTTTCCGGATTTCTAATGGAAAAAGAGATTGAAGTCCTTGGGAAAGCACTTTCGAATCCAGATCGTCCATTTACAGCTATCATTGGCGGTGCAAAGGTAAAAGATAAAATCGGCGTTATTGAAAACTTGTTGGAAAAAGTAGATAACCTTATTATCGGCGGCGGTTTAGCTTACACATTTGTAAAAGCAAAGGGGCATGAGATTGGAAAATCGCTGTTGGAAGAAGACAAAATTGAGCTTGCAAAATCGTTTATGGAAAAAGCAGAGCAAAAGGGCGTCAAGTTCTATATGCCTGTAGATGCGATCGTCGCTGACGATTTTTCAGCAGATGCGAATACAAAAGTGGTGTCGATTGAAGAAATTCCTTCAGACTGGGAAGCGCTTGATATCGGTCCTAAAACGAGAGAAATTTACAAAGACGTTATACAAAAGTCGAAACTTGTCATTTGGAACGGTCCAATGGGAGTATTTGAGATTGACAAGTTTGCAGAAGGAACAAGAGCTGTAGCAAGAGCCCTTGCTGAAGCAAATGATACATATTCGGTGATCGGCGGCGGCGATTCGCCGGCGGCGGTTGAAAAATTTGGCCTTGCTGATAAAATGAGCCACATCTCTACCGGCGGAGGGGCTTCCCTTGAGTTTATGGAAGGGAAACAACTTCCAGGTGTTGTTGCTTTAAATGATAAGTAG